CCAATACTGTCAATGAGCTGACAGACGATTAACCTAACTCAGCAAAGAATTTGATTGTACGAACCATCTGGCTTGTGTAGGAGTTCTCGTTGTCATACCATGAAACAACTTCTACCTGTGTCTTGCCATCGGGAAGAGGGCTGACCATTGTCTGTGTAGCGTCAAAGAGAGAACCAAATCTCATGCCGATAATATCGGAGGAAACGATCTCATCTGTGTTGTATCCAAAGGACTCGGAAGCCTGTGCCTTCATTGCTGCATTTACTTCGTCAACAGTAACCGCTTTGTTGACAACTGCAAACAACAGTGTGGAGGAACCTGTCGGAGTAGGAACACGCTGTGCAGCGCCGATCAGCTTGCCATTCAGCTCAGGAATAACAAGGCCGATAGCCTTAGCAGCACCTGTAGAGTTAGGAACGATATTGATAGCGCCTGCACGGCTTCTTCTCTTATCGCCTTTTCTCTGCGGTCCGTCAAGAATCATCTGATCACCTGTGTAAGCATGGATTGTGCACATAATACCGGACTCGATCGGAGCCAGATCATTCAATGCTTTTGCCATAGGAGCCAGGCAGTTTGTTGTGCAGGAAGCTGCGGAGATGATCTTGTCATCTTTTGTCAATGTCGTATGGTTTACATTGTAAACGATTGTCGGAAGGTCATTTCCAGCAGGAGCGGAAATAACAACTTTCTTAGCGCCGGCATTGATATGAGCCTGTGCTTTTGCTTTGGATGTATAGAAACCGGAGCACTCAAGAACAACGTCTACACCGATCTCACCCCAAGGGCAGTTATTAGCGTCTGGCTCTTTGTAAATCTTGATTGTTTTGCCTTTTACTGTGATTGTACCAGCTTCATCATCAGCTGTTACCTGATCCTCTTCTCCAACTGCAACATATCTGCCCTGAGAAGAATCATATTTCAACAAATGTGCTAACATGGAAGGTGTTGTTAAGTCATTGATCGCAACAACTTCGTATCCCTCTGCACCAAACATCTGTCTGAATGCAAGACGACCAATACGGCCAAAACCATTGATTGCTACTTTAACTGCCATTTTTTATTCCTCCTAAAATGAATTTTATATCATTTTGACCTCATCTTTACAATGATTGTCAAAACTTTGTCAGCATGTATATTTTACCTAATTTGTCCAAAAATATCAAGACGTAATTCAAAAAATTTTACCTATATCTTTCCTTTTTTTTGCAAAAATACGGTAAATTCGCTATACTGATATTGTTGGCACAGGCTGACAGACAAGCAGCCGATAAATTATGCAGGATTTCCGTCACACAGGAGGACCTTTATGATGATTACCGCAGATTACCATATGCACTCTTCTTTCTCAGGAGACAGCGACGCACCGATGGAACAGATGATCCGACAGGCGGTGTCGGCAGGGCTGCGCCGTATCTGTTTTACAGAGCACCAGGATTTTGACTACCCTCCCTGCCCGGATACACCGGCAGGTTTCTGGACGACCGACACGGATGCCTGCCGCCGGAAGTATCTGGAATTAAGAGACAGATACCGTGACCAGATCCGCGTGTTATTTGGCATTGAACTGGGCCTGCAGCCCCATCTGTCGGCACGAAATGCAGAATATGTCCGCTCTTATGATTTTGATTTCGTGATCGCATCTTCCCACATCTGTCACAGGCAGGACCCTTACTATGCCGGTTTCTTTGCCGGGCGAAGCGGGGAAGAGGCTTACCGGGAATACTTCGTATCAATACTGGAAAATATCGAGGCGTTCACAGACTACGATGTGTACGGCCATCTGGACTATGTCGTGCGCTATGGACCGGATCAGGATAACGGCTACACTTACGAAACGTATGCGGATCTTCTCGATGCGATTCTGGAACGGCTTGTGCAAAAGGGAAAGGGGCTGGAGATCAACACCGGCGGCCTGCGGGCCGGCCTGCGGCAGCCCAATCCATGCGCCGCGATCCTCAAACGCTACCGGGCGCTCGGCGGCAGTATCGTCACAGTCGGAAGCGATGCGCACAAGCCGGAGCAGATCGCCTGGGATTTTGACCGGGCAGCGCAGCTACTGCGGGACTGCGGTTTTTCTTACTATACGACATTCGAAAACAGAAACCCGACGTATCACAAACTGTAAATGGCAGTCAGAAGGCCTGCGGAGGGTTTCGTCCCGCCGCAGGCCCTCTGGCCGGCATGAATCCCGTCATATATGATCCCATATGATCTCTTATCTCTGACCGGCGCTGCAATCTGTCAGCAGGTAGCGCCGCCTTTCATATGTTTCTGCGCCGCAATGTTTTCTGCCTTTCTCGCCAGCAGATCATCGGCAAGCAGCTGCTCCTGTACCTGTTCAAAACCGATTCTCGCCACCGTATCGGCAAACCGCTCTCCTGTCATCCCCTGTTCCCGGAATAATAAGATCGCTTTCTCAACAACCGCCAACACTTCTTCCTGATCGGTAAAGACTTTGTCCAGATACCTGCCCTGGGCAACTTTCTTACCCCAGCGGCCGCCTATGTAGATCCGATACCCGTTCGTATGGTTTTCCAGCGCGCCAAATGGACATTTCCCTATGCAGCGGCCGCAGTGATTACACACATTGTCGTCAATCACGATTTTTCCATCCTGCACTTTGGCTACCTGGATCGGACAGTTTGCCTCTACCTGACATACTTTACAGCCGCGGCATTTCTCAAAATCAATCTGCGGAACCCGCTGACCGATAATACCGAGATCGTTCAGGTCCGGCTTGACACAGTTGTTCGGGCAGCCGCCCACGGCGATCTTGAATTTGTGCGGCAGCTTAACGTTCGCATAACCGTGAAAGAACCGTTCGTGGATTTCTTCGGAGAGGGCGAAAGTATCGATCAGACCATACTGACAAGTCGTGCCCTTGCAGGATACAACCGGCCGCACTTTGGAGCCCGTACCGCCCATTTCCAGCCCCTCCTGAAGCAGGTACTCCCGCAGCGGCTCGATATTCTCAAAGGGAACTCCCTGAATCTCCATTGTCAGACGGGAAGTCATCGTCACCTGCCCGCTGCCAAATCGCTCGGCAGCCTCCGCAATGGCTTTCGCCTCCTGCGCCGTAATCTTTCCGTTTCTCGTAATCACACGCCCATTGAACCTATCCGGCGTCCTTTTATCTTTCAAAAAGCCAAGCGCCTTGACTCTCGTCTCTTCCTCCCTGGAAACCTGCCCGTCCACATCCTTCACTTTTACATCGTTGAAGAAAGTCGCGCCCTCCAGTACAACCGTATTCGTATATCCGTAATAACGCAGACGATTCTGCAGGAAGTAACCTCTCTTGCCCTTTGCACACACAAGCAGCAGTTTTTCGTCCCTGCCAATGCCCGGCAGCTCACCGTTTACTTCTCCCAGATTAATATACTGCGCACCGCTAATCACAGGCACCGGAGCCACGTCGAGCACCCGATAGCCTTCCGCCCTGCCTGCCGCATATTCCTCCGGCGTCATGCTGACCATATCTCCGTTTAATTTATTCAGCAGCACATACACCGCCTGTACAAACGGATGGATCGCCGTCGAAAATGGAGGCGCATAGGCGAAGTCGGCATTCTCAAAGTCTTCCAGTCTCGCCCCCATATTGATGCCCATTACGGCGATGTCCACCATTTTATCTACCGCGCCCGGCCCAAACACCTGCATTCCGAGCAGCCTGTGACTCTCCCGGTCCGCAATCAGTTTGGTGGCAAAAAATGCCGCATCCGGATAATAGTGCGCTTTGTCATCCGTGACGGCAAGCACCGTCTCCACCTGATAGCCTGCTGCCCTGGCCTGCTCCTGTGTCAGTCCCGTACGACCACAGTTCAGTCCCGGCAGTTTGACAACGCCCGTGCCAAGCACGCCGGGATATTCTTTTTCTGTCCCCGTCAGAATCTGCGCCAGCGTTCTTCCTTCCATGTTGGCGGAAGAACCCATCGGTGACCACTGGCCCGCCCCGGTAATACGGTTTGTCACCTGCACACAGTCCCCGGCGGCATAGACATCGGGCAGACTGGTCCGCATTGACCGGTCCACCACAATCGTTCCCCGGTTCATCTCGATACCGCTGCCCTCCAAAAAGGCCGTATTCGGCCGGATACCCGCAGACATAATCACCAGACCGCAGTCCAGTTTTCCGGCAGTCGTCTTCACTGCCATCACCTGGCCCTCTCCCACGATCTCCTCTGCCTTCGTCCCTGTGATTACCCGGATGCCTTTTTTCAACAGATGCTTTTTCCCGTAAGCAGCCATCTCCGGATCGAGAATATTGGGCAGGATCTGCGGCGCGAAATCAATGACGGTCACGGAAACTCCCTGCTGCTGCAGATTCTCAGCCATCTCCAGTCCGATAAATCCCGCTCCGACTACAACTGCCTTCTTCACCTGATTCTCTTTCACATAGGCGCGGACGCCGATCGCATCCCCGGGAACCCGGATCGTAAACACACCTTGCAGTTCCATTCCCCGGACCGGAGGAACGGCAGGAGAGGCGCCCGTGGCAATCACCAGCTTGTCATAGGAAACGGGCTCCTCCGCCCCTGTTCTGACATCCCGCACCATCACGGTCTTCGCCTGTGCGTCCAGTCTCACCGCCTCTTTTTCCGTCCGCACTTCCACACCTGTCAGTGCGGCATATTTTTCGGGTGAATTCACGATCAGCTCTTCCGGTTCCGCGATCAGTCCTCCCACATAATAGGGCAGTCCACACCCCGCGTAAGAAATCTCCCGTCCTTTCGTGATCACGGTCACTTGTGCGCCCCTGTCGGCGCGCTTTAACTTTGCCGCCGTCTTCGTCCCGGCCGCTACCCCGCCAATGACCAATACTTTCATAAGAATCCTCCTTTGCACGTGATCCATAAAATGCTCAGGAAAAGTATACCATAAAAGGAACATTGACGAAATACCGTATTTACATAACCCTTGTTATTGTCACTTCTGACGAAAGAAACTCATCGCCCGAAATGTCACTGATTGCCTCCTTACCTTTCAGATGCAGCATATCGCCTTCCTGAATATCTGAAAAGCCCGCCTCCTTTTTCGTCACATTTCCACCAACGTCCGTGATCTCCTCTAATATATAACTGGTGCCATCTAAAAAGTAAACGTTGACCAGCAGTCCTTCCTGATTATGTACTTTCTCCAGTCCGCTTTCCTGGTCCGCCTCGATATAAAACTTATCAATAACCACTGTTTTATTACTCTTGTCCACAGTTATGACAATCCCATCCAGTTCGTCGCCGTCCAATTTCTTCTCTGACCCTTTGCCTTCTTGCTTGTCTGCTTCTGTCGGCGCAGCGCTCTCCGGCTCTGCCAGCCCTT
The sequence above is a segment of the Lachnospiraceae bacterium JLR.KK008 genome. Coding sequences within it:
- a CDS encoding histidinol-phosphatase HisJ family protein gives rise to the protein MMITADYHMHSSFSGDSDAPMEQMIRQAVSAGLRRICFTEHQDFDYPPCPDTPAGFWTTDTDACRRKYLELRDRYRDQIRVLFGIELGLQPHLSARNAEYVRSYDFDFVIASSHICHRQDPYYAGFFAGRSGEEAYREYFVSILENIEAFTDYDVYGHLDYVVRYGPDQDNGYTYETYADLLDAILERLVQKGKGLEINTGGLRAGLRQPNPCAAILKRYRALGGSIVTVGSDAHKPEQIAWDFDRAAQLLRDCGFSYYTTFENRNPTYHKL
- the gap gene encoding type I glyceraldehyde-3-phosphate dehydrogenase, which codes for MAVKVAINGFGRIGRLAFRQMFGAEGYEVVAINDLTTPSMLAHLLKYDSSQGRYVAVGEEDQVTADDEAGTITVKGKTIKIYKEPDANNCPWGEIGVDVVLECSGFYTSKAKAQAHINAGAKKVVISAPAGNDLPTIVYNVNHTTLTKDDKIISAASCTTNCLAPMAKALNDLAPIESGIMCTIHAYTGDQMILDGPQRKGDKRRSRAGAINIVPNSTGAAKAIGLVIPELNGKLIGAAQRVPTPTGSSTLLFAVVNKAVTVDEVNAAMKAQASESFGYNTDEIVSSDIIGMRFGSLFDATQTMVSPLPDGKTQVEVVSWYDNENSYTSQMVRTIKFFAELG
- a CDS encoding FAD-dependent oxidoreductase, which codes for MKVLVIGGVAAGTKTAAKLKRADRGAQVTVITKGREISYAGCGLPYYVGGLIAEPEELIVNSPEKYAALTGVEVRTEKEAVRLDAQAKTVMVRDVRTGAEEPVSYDKLVIATGASPAVPPVRGMELQGVFTIRVPGDAIGVRAYVKENQVKKAVVVGAGFIGLEMAENLQQQGVSVTVIDFAPQILPNILDPEMAAYGKKHLLKKGIRVITGTKAEEIVGEGQVMAVKTTAGKLDCGLVIMSAGIRPNTAFLEGSGIEMNRGTIVVDRSMRTSLPDVYAAGDCVQVTNRITGAGQWSPMGSSANMEGRTLAQILTGTEKEYPGVLGTGVVKLPGLNCGRTGLTQEQARAAGYQVETVLAVTDDKAHYYPDAAFFATKLIADRESHRLLGMQVFGPGAVDKMVDIAVMGINMGARLEDFENADFAYAPPFSTAIHPFVQAVYVLLNKLNGDMVSMTPEEYAAGRAEGYRVLDVAPVPVISGAQYINLGEVNGELPGIGRDEKLLLVCAKGKRGYFLQNRLRYYGYTNTVVLEGATFFNDVKVKDVDGQVSREEETRVKALGFLKDKRTPDRFNGRVITRNGKITAQEAKAIAEAAERFGSGQVTMTSRLTMEIQGVPFENIEPLREYLLQEGLEMGGTGSKVRPVVSCKGTTCQYGLIDTFALSEEIHERFFHGYANVKLPHKFKIAVGGCPNNCVKPDLNDLGIIGQRVPQIDFEKCRGCKVCQVEANCPIQVAKVQDGKIVIDDNVCNHCGRCIGKCPFGALENHTNGYRIYIGGRWGKKVAQGRYLDKVFTDQEEVLAVVEKAILLFREQGMTGERFADTVARIGFEQVQEQLLADDLLARKAENIAAQKHMKGGATC